One segment of Chelmon rostratus isolate fCheRos1 chromosome 17, fCheRos1.pri, whole genome shotgun sequence DNA contains the following:
- the rras gene encoding ras-related protein R-Ras, producing MSGEEERFKLVVVGGGGVGKSALTIQFIQSYFVSDYDPTIEDSYTKICSVDGKETRLDILDTAGQEEFGAMREQYMRSGEGFLLVFALNDRGSYNEVQKFHTQILRVKDRDDFPMVLVGNKADLELQRVISREDAQAFARENRIHYMEASAKNRYNVDEAFLELVQIIRKFQEMESPPLPAHHIGKQKSGGCPCVLL from the exons ATGagtggagaagaggaaagatTCAAACTGGTagtggtgggaggaggaggggtggggaaGAGCGCCTTGACCATCCAGTTCATTCAG TCCTACTTTGTGTCAGACTACGACCCCACCATTGAGGACTCCTACACCAAGATCTGTTCTGTGGATGGAAAAGAGACTCGGCTGGACA TCTTGGACACAGCAGGTCAGGAGGAGTTTGGAGCAATGAGGGAGCAGTACATGCGCTCAGGAGAAGGCTTCTTACTGGTGTTTGCACTCAATGACCGGGGCAG CTACAATGAGGTCCAGAAATTTCACACCCAGATCCTGAGAGTGAAGGACCGAGATGACTTCCCAATGGTGCTGGTTGGAAACAAGGCTGACTTGGAACTGCAAAGAGTG ATCTCCAGGGAGGATGCTCAGGCGTTTGCCAGAGAGAACAGGATCCACTACATGGAAGCTTCGGCTAAGAATCGCTACAACGTGGATGAGGCCTTCTTGGAGCTGGTGCAAATTATCAG AAAGTTTCAAGAGATGGAgagtcctcctcttcctgctcatcACATAGGGAAGCAGAAGAGTGGTGGCTGTCCCTGTGTCCTCCTCTAA
- the si:ch211-195b15.8 gene encoding dual specificity protein phosphatase 16 — protein sequence MVWSREREAERPPLSVILPQLYLGAESDVTQDLLASLGISYVLSVSRCSPQPSFLPCSRYLRIPIDDSLWDDLLPWIPQALHFIDAAMSSGASVLVHCAAGISRSPALAVAYIMYSLGMDLDHAYRFVKERRPSISPNFNFLGQLQHFQGTLSQKDSGGDLLIQQLNNHLPSINDSVTRTQTNQNMNYQADSVTSDSAEVKQAHRVNFYHTNKTLQRHSLSDTSGQHQLSLSGKLWTLQLTLNQNQPQLQMPCEVPATSHCEPVKSATKSTQLQLPAGSTSLLEKRRSLTLSLTPMGICPPSLASSSQQARETTMSKTFHNREMRERPQAKTQSNTCLYRQAEDTHGVQSPSHSKCSRAEVREQGLLSPFSFTLNKLLGWGERVLLGGVFAHPVRMGQPALPYRC from the exons ATGGTTTGGTCCCGGGAGAGAGAGGCGGAGCGGCCCCCGCTGTCCGTCATCCTGCCGCAGCTCTACCTTGGAGCGGAGAGCGACGTCACGCAG GACCTGCTGGCCTCTCTAGGTATTTCCTATGTGCTGAGTGTGAGCCGTTGCAGCCCCCAGCCCTCCTTTCTTCCCTGCTCCAGATATCTCCGCATTCCCATTGACGACTCCTTGTGGGACGACCTTCTGCCCTGGATCCCGCAGGCTCTGCACTTCATCG ATGCAGCCATGTCCTCTGGTGCCTCTGTGCTGGTTCACTGTGCAGCAGGAATCTCTCGCTCCCCAGCTCTGGCTGTTGCCTACATCATGTACAGCCTGGGGATGGACCTGGACCACGCCTACAG GTTTGTGAAAGAACGCCGACCCTCCATTTCCCCAAACTTCAACTTCCTGGGTCAGCTGCAGCACTTCCAGGGAACTCTTAGCCAAAAGGACTCTGGTGGTGACCTCCTCATCCAGCAGCTAAATAATCACCTCCCATCTATCAATGACAGTGTTACCCGCACTCAGACCAATCAGAACATGAATTATCAGGCTGACAGTGTCACCAGCGATTCAGCAGAGGTCAAGCAGGCACACAGAGTGAATTTctaccacacaaacaaaacactgcagagacactCACTTTCAGATACAAGTGGACAGCACCAACTTTCCCTGTCAGGGAAACTCTGGACTCTTCAATTGACTCTCAATCAAAACCAGCCGCAACTCCAGATGCCATGTGAGGTTCCAGCTACAAGCCACTGTGAGCCAGTAAAATCAGCAACAAAGTCTACACAGCTACAACTCCCTGCAGGCTCTACTTCTCTACTAGAGAAACGCAGAAGCCTTACCCTCTCTTTGACCCCAATGGGAATATGCCCTCCCTCCCTAGCAAGCAGCAGCCAACAAGCAAGGGAAACCACCATGTCCAAAACTTTCCACAATAGGGAGATGAGAGAAAGGCCACAGGcaaagacacaaagcaacacttGCCTCTATAGACAGGCAGAGGACACCCATGGGGTGCAAAGTCCCTCCCACAGCAagtgcagcagagctgaggtgaGGGAGCAGGGCCTGCTATCGCCATTCAGCTTCACCCTCAACAAGCTGCTGGGCTGGGGGGAGAGGGTGCTGCTGGGAGGGGTGTTTGCCCACCCTGTAAGGATGGGACAGCCTGCACTGCCATACAGATGCTGA